The Priestia megaterium NBRC 15308 = ATCC 14581 region GGCTTGCTGGGCAGTTAACAAAACGGTTTTTGTCTGAGGTGAGCGTACTAACTATAACAACCTTCACCTTACTAACAGGTTCTATCATCGGTTTAGTTGGGATGCTGATTACCGAACCCTTCAAATCAGATTTGTTGATTCATCCACTTCCGATTCTGGCAATTGTGGGTCTCGGTTGTTTTGGCTCAGGACTGGGTCAGTTAATCTATTTTTATATCAATAAAAATGGTGGCCCTGAATTAGCAGCGACGGTTACTTACCTGATCCCTGCCTCAGCCATGGTATGGGGTTATGTACTACTGGGAGAGACAATTACTCCAAACGTAGTCGTTGGACTACTTATTATCTTTACTGGCGTTTATCTTTCATCTAGGAAATCAAAAGGGAAAACTTCGCATGTCACTCTTGTTAGCAATAAACAAAATTAAGTAAGTAGATTTTATAATGTGAGTCTTTAAAGGTATCTCCGAGAGAGGAATTAAGAAACTGAAGGATTACAGAATATGATATATTTCAAATGGAATTCATCATATATGATGATAAAACGAAATTCTAGAATTTCGTTTAAAAGGCAGCCCTCTATTTGGCTGCCTTTTTTATTTCAAGGCAGAAAATAATTTTAAAATTCACTGCTAGCTATCCCGTACAACACAACATCAAACAAAAACGCTGAATTTATATATGTAACAGATTTGAGATATTTCCACCCAACACTCTGTCTGCAACTTCTCCACTAGATGTATGACGCTTAACGGCCTGTAGATTTAAATATGGATCTCCATATGGAAAGTCCGAACTAAATAACGTTCTTTCAGGTATTTCTTTTATAGCTAAAGACAAGGCGTATGTTGTATAAAATGCAGATATATCTAAGTAAGCATTTTTAGTGTCTTTTATCATTTCTATCGTTTGTAGCCAATGAATTCCGCCCATATGCCCGTATATAACCGGAACATTTTCATATTTTTGAGTGAGAAGAAATAACTCTTGAATATCCTTTAAGTTCAAAGGATAAAAAGTATGTACCCAGATAGGCAAAGACGTATAGTCACTTGCTGCTTTAAATATAGGTTCTAACAATGGAATTTGACCTGGGCCAAGAGTAAATTCTCCGAGACCTTTCATCCTTTGCTCTTTGACAAGC contains the following coding sequences:
- a CDS encoding amidohydrolase family protein; translated protein: MIIDSHAHVVLPIENHIKMMDESGIDKTVLFSTLVHPEKSSNVKEFTTEMNKLNQILNNEVNPVQARLKALEEVIVAIKQHPNRFVGFGSVPLSFSSGDVTLNDWVEKLVKEQRMKGLGEFTLGPGQIPLLEPIFKAASDYTSLPIWVHTFYPLNLKDIQELFLLTQKYENVPVIYGHMGGIHWLQTIEMIKDTKNAYLDISAFYTTYALSLAIKEIPERTLFSSDFPYGDPYLNLQAVKRHTSSGEVADRVLGGNISNLLHI